The Castor canadensis chromosome 8, mCasCan1.hap1v2, whole genome shotgun sequence genome contains a region encoding:
- the Mdc1 gene encoding mediator of DNA damage checkpoint protein 1 isoform X1, which yields MEDTQIIDWDIEEEETEQSSESLGDSLEPVGQLRIFSGTHGPEKDFPLYLGKNVIGRSPECTVALPFPSISKQHAVIEILAWNKAPILQDCGSLNGTQILRPPKVLSPGVSHRLRDKELILFADFPCQYHRLDIPLSFVSRGPLTVEETPRVQGGTQPSRLMLAEDSEEEVDFLSERNVVKESRTTSSPLPTVVPESDEEGPSLAPGDSGPSFSGNLESDTDEEKDEQPAVGEASSATRKGTAVKAEKPEADRVIINIRLVKARSSVQRPKDSRVKRDAGDGVGPVGVILERRSQPPEEDSDTDMDEECRPPGRPAVVCLERAHSSSFMGSDTDVEEETIPVTPAIVPMKKKQIFHGVGTRGTESPGLAYLQMSLAGNDTDVKEGEAPLTVPLEGSQTSMVINSDTDDEEEVSAALTLARLKESGAVLWNRDTYVEEGRAQPVALLEQSQTASGRDSDTDMEEEWLPREKRETVPSSHTDENGTIVTAQSEKVQPPLGNSDSEEADVSSPGIHLERSQASSATVGNNTEVEEVVPLGPAVIHLEKNQVSVEGTNETDVEAEEDSELLVVPLKEAWPPDEDWETDVEEDRSSTGTNVRKSQLWAEGDTKTEQATAVLEQESALEMGAQGGSPVAQVEQVVVHPGTLGEPILAQRKGVQIPTGRERKAHRGVTKDSKDSCDDPEDLDLQATQSFVERENQSLEAVQSLEDEPTQAFPFTLPQEPSPSHCRFQTPGTLDEPWEVLATQPFCPKEFEISEPQPIATHLEAHGSCQSPPRATTRDQHPESPVHTEPLGIQGKGMQTMEKDMGTPKRTAERVPPERGLSEREIQEQSPDREKEDVMGEEELTRVIQGREQKQVLAKDTKTQESANMVKSVTPKRDRESSKIEMELSKEIQEKEMEKQILTRKIFGRKVEKPVPDRECKPDGLEVTLVRGEVDGGIQDQKGQATSPTQESGVEAEDLQGFKIVSGNQSGEGRGALVSPRRQQRGHLNCMMPPAEKASWGAPESPDACLPPAVPEASAPPQRPFTSQSPNHPVPQPLLPPSPPSSEPPISRTRHNRSLEISETPPSSELEAFHPKHNIRPRRRSSRMTPSPLSSTPTTPTDQPITPEPTSQATWGRTRRSSVKTLESVVPIATKLHPSTSTVQPVIPKCLSRVTRGKTNRFSVKIPEPVVPTGPELHPSTSTVQPVIPEPTTQASRGRTRRSSVNSPESVVPTASHLQPSISTDHPVTSKRTSRASRGRTNKSSVKTLEPVVPTGSELHPSISTDHPVTPKPTSRVTWGRTNRSSVKTPEPVVPTGPELQLSTSAVQSVTPKPMTRAAWGRACKSSIETPKSVEPKTPDLEPPGSTDQPVIPEAVAQHETVKSLSLSSAPVLTAPQFQSPIATAQPVSLEPIPQASCSRRQRAARKHSSLTPPISNKLPSAPPQPKSRSLRIQRQGALRAAESLGTIPEPSFPQCPELPTHAPQIQKVKVAGTSGFTPEPQPKASQIRKRSSATMDSPPLQKRSQREVSQKTVFPKEEEDAMERPRKEEDVVIPGPGKRKRDQAEEKSKGIPSRGLRRTKPNQESAAPKTKPPQVLFTGIMDARGERAVLALGGSLAGSVTEASHLVTDRIRRTVKFLCALGKGIPILSLDWLHQSRKAGHFLPPDEYVVTDPEQEKNFGFRLRDALSRAQERRLLEGYEIHVTPGVQPPPPQMGEIISCCGGTVLSNMPRSYKPQRVVITCPQDFPRCSIPSRLGLPLLSPEFLLTGVLKQEAKPEDFVLSSLEISST from the exons ATTTCCCACTATACCTTGGGAAGAACGTGATAGGCCGAAGCCCTGAGTGCACTGTGGCCCTGCCCTTTCCATCCATCTCCAAACAACATGCAGTGATTGAAATTTTGGCCTGGAACAAAGCACCTATCCTCCAGGATTGTGGGAGCCTCAATGGTACTCAAATCCTGAGACCACCTAAAGTCCTGAGCCCTGGGGTGAGTCATCGTTTGAGGGACAAGGAATTGATTCTGTTTGCTGACTTTCCATGCCAGTACCATCGCCTGGATATCCCCCTGTCCTTTGTCTCTCGGGGTCCTTTGACTGTAGAGGAAACCCCCAGGGTACAGGGAGGAACTCAACCCTCCAGGCTTATGTTGGCTGAAGACTCGGAGGAGGAAGTAG ATTTTCTTTCTGAAAGGAATGTGGTGAAAGAATCAAGGACTACGTCTTCCCCTTTACCAACAGTGGTTCCAGAAAG TGATGAAGAAGGGCCTTCTCTAGCCCCAGGTGACTCTGGGCCATCTTTTTCCGGCAACTTGGAAAGTGacacagatgaggaaaaagaTGAGCAGCCAGCAGTAGGGGAAGCCTCTTCAGCTACCAGGAAAGGTACTGCCGTGAAGGCAGAGAAGCCTGAAGCTGATAGGGTTATAATTAATATCCGGCTAGTAAAGGCTCggtcttcagttcagagacccaAGGACTCAAGAGTCAAGAGGGATGCAGGAGATGGAGTGGGTCCAGTTGGAGTGATTCTGGAGAGGAGGAGCCAACCTCCTGAAGAGGACAGTGACACTGATATGGATGAAGAGTGCAGGCCTCCTGGAAGACCAGCTGTTGTCTGTTTGGAAAGGGCCCACTCTTCTAGCTTCATGGGTAGTGATACTGATGTGGAAGAAGAAACAATCCCTGTGACCCCAGCCATAGTTCCTATGAAGAAGAAGCAGATCTTCCATGGAGTTGGTACAAGAGGTACTGAATCACCTGGCCTGGCATATCTGCAGATGAGCCTAGCTGGTAATGATACAGATGTGAAGGAGGGCGAAGCCCCACTGACTGTCCCTCTGGAGGGAAGCCAAACCTCCATGGTGATCAACAGCGATACAGATGATGAGGAAGAAGTGTCAGCAGCACTTACTTTGGCACGTCTGAAAGAGAGTGGAGCTGTTTTATGGAACAGAGACACATATGTGGAAGAGGGCAGAGCCCAACCTGTGGCCCTTCTAGAGCAAAGCCAAACTGCCTCTGGGAGAGACAGTGACACAGATATGGAGGAAGAGTGGCTCccaagggaaaagagagaaactgtCCCCAGCAGCCACACAGACGAGAATGGGACCATTGTTACAGCACAATCAGAAAAGGTCCAACCTCCCCTTGGAAATAGTGATAGTGAGGAAGCAGATGTGAGTTCACCTGGGATCCACCTGGAAAGAAGCCAGGCCTCCTCTGCCACAGTGGGCAACAACACTGAAGTGGAAGAAGTAGTCCCGCTAGGGCCAGCTGTTATCCATCTGGAAAAGAATCAGGTGTCTGTGGAGGGGACAAATGAAACAGATGTGGAAGCAGAAGAGGATTCAGAGCTGCTTGTGGTGCCTCTAAAGGAAGCCTGGCCTCCTGATGAAGACTGGGAGACAGATGTGGAAGAGGACAGGTCTTCAACAGGGACAAATGTAAGGAAGAGCCAGCTTTGGGCAGAAGGGGATACTAAGACAGAGCAGGCTACGGCTGTTCTTGAACAGGAGAGCGCTCTTGAGATGGGGGCCCAAGGTGGATCACCTGTGGCACAAGTGGAGCAGGTAGTGGTGCACCCAGGCACTCTAGGGGAGCCCATCCTGGCACAGAGAAAGGGAGTACAAATCCccacaggaagagaaagaaaagcacataGGGGCGTGACCAAGGACTCCAAGGACAGCTGTGATG ATCCTGAAGATCTGGACCTTCAAGCTACTCAGAGCTTTGTGGAGAGGGAGAATCAAAGCCTGGAAG CAGTCCAGAGCTTGGAGGATGAACCCACCCAGGCCTTCCCATTTACCCTACCCCAAGAGCCCAGCCCTTCCCATTGCAGATTTCAGACCCCAG GTACCCTGGATGAGCCTTGGGAAGTCTTGGCTACCCAGCCATTCTGTCCGAAAGAGTTTGAGATCTCTGAGCCCCAGCCCATTGCCACCCACCTTGAGGCTCATGGATCTTGCCAATCTCCACCTAGGGCAACAACTCGAGACCAGCATCCAGAGAGCCCAGTTCACACAGAGCCGTTGGGGATTCAAGGCAAAGGGATGCAGACTATGGAGAAAGATATGGGTACACCAAAAAGAACAGCAGAGAGGGTGCCCCCTGAAAGAGGGCTGTCGGAAAGGGAAATTCAGGAACAGTCACCAGACAGGGAGAAGGAAGATGTGATGGGGGAGGAAGAATTAACTAGGGTGATACAGGGCAGAGAGCAAAAACAGGTGTTAGCTAAAGACACTAAAACACAAGAGTCTGCTAACATGGTAAAAAGTGTGACTCCTAAAAGGGATAGGGAGAGTTCGAAGATAGAAATGGAGCTGTCTAAGGAaatacaagagaaagaaatggagaagcAGATACTCACAAGAAAAATATTTGGGAGAAAAGTAGAGAAACCTGTGCCAGACAGAGAGTGTAAGCCAGATGGGTTAGAAGTGACCCTGGTTAGAGGAGAGGTAGATGGAGGGATCCAGGACCAGAAAGGGCAGGCCACCAGTCCAACACAAGAGTCTGGAGTGGAGGCAGAGGACCTTCAGGGATTTAAAATAGTTTCTGGGAACCAGTCAGGTGAAGGAAGGGGAGCCCTGGTGAGCCCTAGGAGGCAGCAAAGAG GCCACTTGAATTGCATGATGCCACCTGCTGAGAAGGCTTCATGG GGTGCTCCAGAATCTCCAGATGCTTGCCTGCCTCCTGCAGTACCAGAAGCTTCAGCCCCACCCCAAAGACCCTTTACCTCTCAGAGCCCAAACCATCCTGtacctcagcctctccttcctccctctcccccttcctctgaACCACCCATTTCTAGGACTAGGCACAATAGAAGTCTGGAAATTTCAGAGACTCCCCCATCCTCAGAGTTGGAGGCTTTTCACCCAAAGCATAACATCAGGCCCCGGCGGCGATCCTCCAGGATGACGCCTTCTCCACTTTCCTCTACCCCTACCACCCCCACAGACCAGCCCATCACCCCCGAGCCCACATCTCAGGCCACTTGGGGCAGAACACGTAGGTCTTCTGTTAAAACACTCGAATCAGTTGTACCCATAGCCACTAAACTCCATCCTTCCACCTCCACAGTCCAGCCTGTCATCCCTAAGTGCTTGTCTCGAGTCACTCGGGGCAAGACAAATAGGTTCTCTGTCAAAATCCCTGAACCAGTTGTCCCCACAGGCCCTGAACTCCATCCTTCCACCTCCACAGTCCAGCCTGTCATTCCTGAGCCCACAACTCAGGCCAGTCGGGGCAGGACACGTAGGTCCTCTGTTAATTCTCCTGAATCAGTTGTCCCCACAGCCTCTCACCTCCAGCCTTCCATCTCTACAGACCATCCTGTCACCTCCAAGCGCACATCTCGAGCATCTCGGGGTAGGACAAATAAGTCCTCTGTTAAGACCCTTGAACCAGTTGTCCCCACAGGCTCTGAACTCCATCCTTCTATCTCCACAGACCACCCTGTCACCCCCAAGCCTACATCTCGAGTCACTTGGGGTAGGACAAATAGGTCTTCTGTCAAGACCCCTGAACCAGTTGTCCCTACAGGCCCTGAACTCCAGCTTTCCACCTCTGCAGTCCAATCTGTCACCCCCAAGCCCATGACTCGGGCTGCTTGGGGTAGGGCATGTAAGTCCTCTATTGAGACTCCTAAGTCAGTTGAACCAAAAACACCAGATCTTGAGCCTCCCGGTTCCACAGACCAGCCTGTCATCCCTGAGGCTGTAGCTCAGCATGAGACAGTAAAGTCTTTATCCCTAAGTTCTGCCCCAGTTCTCACTGCCCCTCAATTCCAGTCTCCTATTGCCACAGCCCAGCCTGTTTCTCTTGAACCCATTCCTCAAGCCAGTTGCAGCAGGAGACAGAGGGCTGCTAGGAAGCACAGCTCCCTCACACCTCCCATTAGTAACAAGCTGCCTTCTGCACCCCCTCAACCTAAGTCCCGATCCTTGAGGATCCAAAGACAAGGAGCACTGAGAGCAGCTGAGTCTCTTGGCACCATTCCTGAACCTTCCTTTCCCCAATGTCCTGAGCTACCCACTCATGCTCCCCAGATCCAAAAGGTAAAAGTAGCAGGTACATCTGGGTTCACACCAGAGCCCCAGCCTAAGGCCTCTCAAATCCGCAAGAGGTCTTCTGCTACCATGGACTCACCCCCACTTCAAAAACGGTCCCAAAGAGAAGTCTCCCAGAAGACAGTGTTTCCCAAGGAAGAGGAAGATGCCATGGAAAGGCCAAGGAAGGAAGAG GATGTCGTGATTCCAGGACCAGGCAAAAGGAAGAGAGACCAGGCAGAGGAGAAATCCAAGGGAATACCAAGCCGTGGCCTCCGACGCACCAAGCCTAACCAAGAATCAGCAGCCCCCAAA ACCAAACCCCCACAGGTACTCTTCACAGGAATCATGGATGCTCGTGGGGAGCGGGCAGTGCTGGCACTAGGGGGGAGTTTGGCTGGCTCAGTGACAGAGGCCTCCCATCTGGTCACCGATCGAATCCGCAGGACAGTCAAGTTCTTGTGTGCCCTGGGGAAGGGGATCCCTATCCTCTCTCTGGACTGGCTACATCAG TCCCGAAAGGCTGGTCACTTCTTGCCCCCTGATGAATATGTGGTGACTGATCCTGAGCAGGAGAAGAACTTTGGCTTTAGACTTCGGGATGCCCTGAGCCGGGCTCAAGAGCGAAGGCTTCTGGAG GGCTATGAGATTCATGTGACTCCTGGAGTCCAGCCACCACCACCTCAGATGGGAGAGATCATCAGCTGCTGTGGAGGCACAGTGCTCTCCAACATGCCCCGGTCCTATAAG CCTCAGAGAGTTGTGATCACATGCCCCCAGGACTTCCCTCGCTGCTCCATCCCATCTCGGTTGGGGCTGCCCCTCCTTTCTCCTGAGTTCCTGCTGACTGGAGTCCTGAAGCAGGAAGCCAAACCAGAGGACTTTGTCCTCTCCAGCTTGGAAATATCATCCACCTGA
- the Mdc1 gene encoding mediator of DNA damage checkpoint protein 1 isoform X7, whose product MEDTQIIDWDIEEEETEQSSESLGDSLEPVGQLRIFSGTHGPEKDFPLYLGKNVIGRSPECTVALPFPSISKQHAVIEILAWNKAPILQDCGSLNGTQILRPPKVLSPGVSHRLRDKELILFADFPCQYHRLDIPLSFVSRGPLTVEETPRVQGGTQPSRLMLAEDSEEEVDFLSERNVVKESRTTSSPLPTVVPESDEEGPSLAPGDSGPSFSGNLESDTDEEKDEQPAVGEASSATRKGTAVKAEKPEADRVIINIRLVKARSSVQRPKDSRVKRDAGDGVGPVGVILERRSQPPEEDSDTDMDEECRPPGRPAVVCLERAHSSSFMGSDTDVEEETIPVTPAIVPMKKKQIFHGVGTRGTESPGLAYLQMSLAGNDTDVKEGEAPLTVPLEGSQTSMVINSDTDDEEEVSAALTLARLKESGAVLWNRDTYVEEGRAQPVALLEQSQTASGRDSDTDMEEEWLPREKRETVPSSHTDENGTIVTAQSEKVQPPLGNSDSEEADVSSPGIHLERSQASSATVGNNTEVEEVVPLGPAVIHLEKNQVSVEGTNETDVEAEEDSELLVVPLKEAWPPDEDWETDVEEDRSSTGTNVRKSQLWAEGDTKTEQATAVLEQESALEMGAQGGSPVAQVEQVVVHPGTLGEPILAQRKGVQIPTGRERKAHRGVTKDSKDSCDGHLNCMMPPAEKASWGAPESPDACLPPAVPEASAPPQRPFTSQSPNHPVPQPLLPPSPPSSEPPISRTRHNRSLEISETPPSSELEAFHPKHNIRPRRRSSRMTPSPLSSTPTTPTDQPITPEPTSQATWGRTRRSSVKTLESVVPIATKLHPSTSTVQPVIPKCLSRVTRGKTNRFSVKIPEPVVPTGPELHPSTSTVQPVIPEPTTQASRGRTRRSSVNSPESVVPTASHLQPSISTDHPVTSKRTSRASRGRTNKSSVKTLEPVVPTGSELHPSISTDHPVTPKPTSRVTWGRTNRSSVKTPEPVVPTGPELQLSTSAVQSVTPKPMTRAAWGRACKSSIETPKSVEPKTPDLEPPGSTDQPVIPEAVAQHETVKSLSLSSAPVLTAPQFQSPIATAQPVSLEPIPQASCSRRQRAARKHSSLTPPISNKLPSAPPQPKSRSLRIQRQGALRAAESLGTIPEPSFPQCPELPTHAPQIQKVKVAGTSGFTPEPQPKASQIRKRSSATMDSPPLQKRSQREVSQKTVFPKEEEDAMERPRKEEDVVIPGPGKRKRDQAEEKSKGIPSRGLRRTKPNQESAAPKTKPPQVLFTGIMDARGERAVLALGGSLAGSVTEASHLVTDRIRRTVKFLCALGKGIPILSLDWLHQSRKAGHFLPPDEYVVTDPEQEKNFGFRLRDALSRAQERRLLEGYEIHVTPGVQPPPPQMGEIISCCGGTVLSNMPRSYKPQRVVITCPQDFPRCSIPSRLGLPLLSPEFLLTGVLKQEAKPEDFVLSSLEISST is encoded by the exons ATTTCCCACTATACCTTGGGAAGAACGTGATAGGCCGAAGCCCTGAGTGCACTGTGGCCCTGCCCTTTCCATCCATCTCCAAACAACATGCAGTGATTGAAATTTTGGCCTGGAACAAAGCACCTATCCTCCAGGATTGTGGGAGCCTCAATGGTACTCAAATCCTGAGACCACCTAAAGTCCTGAGCCCTGGGGTGAGTCATCGTTTGAGGGACAAGGAATTGATTCTGTTTGCTGACTTTCCATGCCAGTACCATCGCCTGGATATCCCCCTGTCCTTTGTCTCTCGGGGTCCTTTGACTGTAGAGGAAACCCCCAGGGTACAGGGAGGAACTCAACCCTCCAGGCTTATGTTGGCTGAAGACTCGGAGGAGGAAGTAG ATTTTCTTTCTGAAAGGAATGTGGTGAAAGAATCAAGGACTACGTCTTCCCCTTTACCAACAGTGGTTCCAGAAAG TGATGAAGAAGGGCCTTCTCTAGCCCCAGGTGACTCTGGGCCATCTTTTTCCGGCAACTTGGAAAGTGacacagatgaggaaaaagaTGAGCAGCCAGCAGTAGGGGAAGCCTCTTCAGCTACCAGGAAAGGTACTGCCGTGAAGGCAGAGAAGCCTGAAGCTGATAGGGTTATAATTAATATCCGGCTAGTAAAGGCTCggtcttcagttcagagacccaAGGACTCAAGAGTCAAGAGGGATGCAGGAGATGGAGTGGGTCCAGTTGGAGTGATTCTGGAGAGGAGGAGCCAACCTCCTGAAGAGGACAGTGACACTGATATGGATGAAGAGTGCAGGCCTCCTGGAAGACCAGCTGTTGTCTGTTTGGAAAGGGCCCACTCTTCTAGCTTCATGGGTAGTGATACTGATGTGGAAGAAGAAACAATCCCTGTGACCCCAGCCATAGTTCCTATGAAGAAGAAGCAGATCTTCCATGGAGTTGGTACAAGAGGTACTGAATCACCTGGCCTGGCATATCTGCAGATGAGCCTAGCTGGTAATGATACAGATGTGAAGGAGGGCGAAGCCCCACTGACTGTCCCTCTGGAGGGAAGCCAAACCTCCATGGTGATCAACAGCGATACAGATGATGAGGAAGAAGTGTCAGCAGCACTTACTTTGGCACGTCTGAAAGAGAGTGGAGCTGTTTTATGGAACAGAGACACATATGTGGAAGAGGGCAGAGCCCAACCTGTGGCCCTTCTAGAGCAAAGCCAAACTGCCTCTGGGAGAGACAGTGACACAGATATGGAGGAAGAGTGGCTCccaagggaaaagagagaaactgtCCCCAGCAGCCACACAGACGAGAATGGGACCATTGTTACAGCACAATCAGAAAAGGTCCAACCTCCCCTTGGAAATAGTGATAGTGAGGAAGCAGATGTGAGTTCACCTGGGATCCACCTGGAAAGAAGCCAGGCCTCCTCTGCCACAGTGGGCAACAACACTGAAGTGGAAGAAGTAGTCCCGCTAGGGCCAGCTGTTATCCATCTGGAAAAGAATCAGGTGTCTGTGGAGGGGACAAATGAAACAGATGTGGAAGCAGAAGAGGATTCAGAGCTGCTTGTGGTGCCTCTAAAGGAAGCCTGGCCTCCTGATGAAGACTGGGAGACAGATGTGGAAGAGGACAGGTCTTCAACAGGGACAAATGTAAGGAAGAGCCAGCTTTGGGCAGAAGGGGATACTAAGACAGAGCAGGCTACGGCTGTTCTTGAACAGGAGAGCGCTCTTGAGATGGGGGCCCAAGGTGGATCACCTGTGGCACAAGTGGAGCAGGTAGTGGTGCACCCAGGCACTCTAGGGGAGCCCATCCTGGCACAGAGAAAGGGAGTACAAATCCccacaggaagagaaagaaaagcacataGGGGCGTGACCAAGGACTCCAAGGACAGCTGTGATG GCCACTTGAATTGCATGATGCCACCTGCTGAGAAGGCTTCATGG GGTGCTCCAGAATCTCCAGATGCTTGCCTGCCTCCTGCAGTACCAGAAGCTTCAGCCCCACCCCAAAGACCCTTTACCTCTCAGAGCCCAAACCATCCTGtacctcagcctctccttcctccctctcccccttcctctgaACCACCCATTTCTAGGACTAGGCACAATAGAAGTCTGGAAATTTCAGAGACTCCCCCATCCTCAGAGTTGGAGGCTTTTCACCCAAAGCATAACATCAGGCCCCGGCGGCGATCCTCCAGGATGACGCCTTCTCCACTTTCCTCTACCCCTACCACCCCCACAGACCAGCCCATCACCCCCGAGCCCACATCTCAGGCCACTTGGGGCAGAACACGTAGGTCTTCTGTTAAAACACTCGAATCAGTTGTACCCATAGCCACTAAACTCCATCCTTCCACCTCCACAGTCCAGCCTGTCATCCCTAAGTGCTTGTCTCGAGTCACTCGGGGCAAGACAAATAGGTTCTCTGTCAAAATCCCTGAACCAGTTGTCCCCACAGGCCCTGAACTCCATCCTTCCACCTCCACAGTCCAGCCTGTCATTCCTGAGCCCACAACTCAGGCCAGTCGGGGCAGGACACGTAGGTCCTCTGTTAATTCTCCTGAATCAGTTGTCCCCACAGCCTCTCACCTCCAGCCTTCCATCTCTACAGACCATCCTGTCACCTCCAAGCGCACATCTCGAGCATCTCGGGGTAGGACAAATAAGTCCTCTGTTAAGACCCTTGAACCAGTTGTCCCCACAGGCTCTGAACTCCATCCTTCTATCTCCACAGACCACCCTGTCACCCCCAAGCCTACATCTCGAGTCACTTGGGGTAGGACAAATAGGTCTTCTGTCAAGACCCCTGAACCAGTTGTCCCTACAGGCCCTGAACTCCAGCTTTCCACCTCTGCAGTCCAATCTGTCACCCCCAAGCCCATGACTCGGGCTGCTTGGGGTAGGGCATGTAAGTCCTCTATTGAGACTCCTAAGTCAGTTGAACCAAAAACACCAGATCTTGAGCCTCCCGGTTCCACAGACCAGCCTGTCATCCCTGAGGCTGTAGCTCAGCATGAGACAGTAAAGTCTTTATCCCTAAGTTCTGCCCCAGTTCTCACTGCCCCTCAATTCCAGTCTCCTATTGCCACAGCCCAGCCTGTTTCTCTTGAACCCATTCCTCAAGCCAGTTGCAGCAGGAGACAGAGGGCTGCTAGGAAGCACAGCTCCCTCACACCTCCCATTAGTAACAAGCTGCCTTCTGCACCCCCTCAACCTAAGTCCCGATCCTTGAGGATCCAAAGACAAGGAGCACTGAGAGCAGCTGAGTCTCTTGGCACCATTCCTGAACCTTCCTTTCCCCAATGTCCTGAGCTACCCACTCATGCTCCCCAGATCCAAAAGGTAAAAGTAGCAGGTACATCTGGGTTCACACCAGAGCCCCAGCCTAAGGCCTCTCAAATCCGCAAGAGGTCTTCTGCTACCATGGACTCACCCCCACTTCAAAAACGGTCCCAAAGAGAAGTCTCCCAGAAGACAGTGTTTCCCAAGGAAGAGGAAGATGCCATGGAAAGGCCAAGGAAGGAAGAG GATGTCGTGATTCCAGGACCAGGCAAAAGGAAGAGAGACCAGGCAGAGGAGAAATCCAAGGGAATACCAAGCCGTGGCCTCCGACGCACCAAGCCTAACCAAGAATCAGCAGCCCCCAAA ACCAAACCCCCACAGGTACTCTTCACAGGAATCATGGATGCTCGTGGGGAGCGGGCAGTGCTGGCACTAGGGGGGAGTTTGGCTGGCTCAGTGACAGAGGCCTCCCATCTGGTCACCGATCGAATCCGCAGGACAGTCAAGTTCTTGTGTGCCCTGGGGAAGGGGATCCCTATCCTCTCTCTGGACTGGCTACATCAG TCCCGAAAGGCTGGTCACTTCTTGCCCCCTGATGAATATGTGGTGACTGATCCTGAGCAGGAGAAGAACTTTGGCTTTAGACTTCGGGATGCCCTGAGCCGGGCTCAAGAGCGAAGGCTTCTGGAG GGCTATGAGATTCATGTGACTCCTGGAGTCCAGCCACCACCACCTCAGATGGGAGAGATCATCAGCTGCTGTGGAGGCACAGTGCTCTCCAACATGCCCCGGTCCTATAAG CCTCAGAGAGTTGTGATCACATGCCCCCAGGACTTCCCTCGCTGCTCCATCCCATCTCGGTTGGGGCTGCCCCTCCTTTCTCCTGAGTTCCTGCTGACTGGAGTCCTGAAGCAGGAAGCCAAACCAGAGGACTTTGTCCTCTCCAGCTTGGAAATATCATCCACCTGA